The DNA segment AGAAACCAGACCTAGCCTGAAAATTTACCTGGAGGATGATGGTTGCTTTTCCTTATTGCTCTGTTTTGGTTAAACTCTCACGCTCCACCTAACCAGTATTGCTGTTTTCCATACTGCAAACAGACTTCACAGATTCAGGGGTTTCCTCATCAGTGTGTGCCGTTTTTAAATCCTGCTGTAACTTCCAAAGCAAGAGCTGAATCTTCAATCTTCCTTTAATTTATTgtgaaagacaaacaaaatgttttatataGGTTCCTTTGGAAACACGTGAATCTGATCAGTTTCTCAAATCCTTAAGTTGCTGCATGCATTAGTGCTGAGCTTGCAGAAATGACTGTAGGTGCAGCTTTATTGTATATATTATTCTCATACGTTCAGGCTTAGAGGAAACCAAGCCTTTTCCACGTGAGATGCTACCTAATAACACTTAAGACTTTTATATGTTTGTTGTCACAACTAAAACTTTAAATCTTCcacagatgttgaaatcgctGGAAGCCTTAATTACTTATTGCTTTACATGATATTTAAAAAACTCTTTGAAGGCTAAAAGATTTTCTGATGAATAATTTGCTTGAGTTTTGCCTTGTTCATCAGGCCTGCTTATTTTGAGCAAATTTGGATTAGTTCACAGTGAAGTTTAAAAATGTGGAGGACTCTGAAAAGTGACCCAATAAAAACATCATTGTGAGTTTATATGGGATCACATTTTCCTATGAAAACTTATTTTTGTCACTAAAATGAGTATGTGTGGCTCAGGAAAAAAGCAGAAAGAAGCAAGTCTGCTTAATTGAAAGGGGGCCACCCTTAGATAAATTGGCAGAAATTGTACTGCAGAAATGCAGACTACTACTGTAAAGGGCATCAAAGAAAATATAGGTCAAGTGAGGTTATTGCAAAGtagttatactttttaaaaaaaaaaaaaaagagagaggtctCTTTTAGCTGTTGTTTGGCAATATATTTATGGGAGAAACCCAGTACTTCATTTATGTCAGCTAATTTCTACAAATTTCCTTGGTGTGGGTTGAACCATGTTTTGATTCTTACTCTTTTCTTAATATTGGTTGAATTTCAGAGTTCCTACTGTACCCTTACTAAATGCGACCTACTGTTCATGTACTAACAAATACACTAGCTTCACGGTACTTTGGAAGTAAGTAAGGCAAGTTGTAGAATCTGCCTTTCCATGCAGTGTTATGCTTCTGTCATTAGCagtctcagggtacatctacactatctgGTAGATGATTCTAGTCAGGGTCAAgcatctggggtttgatttcgcatGCCTAGTGAGGGACAGGCAAAGTCGATCTATCAGGGATAGtacccttgtactcctcagtctctggagtaagggaggttgatgtgaGAGTTTCTCCTATACACTTCCCTCAGTGAaaacagccagataagttgattgtagatacacaattccagctgcagcaattgcatacctggaattgatgtatctacagtcaactttaaGATCTAGTTTAGGACTGGCCTCAGTGAAAAAGGCATTCAGTGTTTGCACTCTGCATGTCCGTGTAACTCATTTCCCTGTTTTAAGGCTTTCATCAGAACTTGCATGCAGTCTTTTTCAACCAACATTGTATTGGCAGAATATGCATGGGTTGCAGGAAAGGTTGAAGGTTTGGGGTTTTGTAGaaccaggctgtggggcaggtcaAAGTACTCCATGGACATACTCAGGGTTCTGTTTATTCATGTGCATCATCATCGCAGTTGTTTACCATGTTCCATTTACATGGTTAATGAGATTGCACGTGTGTTGTTGGCAGTATTGTTACTGTGGCTGATGCACAAGTAGAAGAAACCTCAGCTTGATAAGCAGAGTTCGCAGGGCTGATGTTAAATAAAACCACCTTTATTTGTCAAATGTTATACAGAAGGCATTGTGTAGAGGGGGAAATGTGTATTTGGAACAAGTATGATTCCCTGCCCTGGTTCAGTCATGAGCAGTGTATTATTTTGATTTATTTGCAACTCTTCGTTCTTTTCCCTATCCCCTGTATATTGTGCTAGTGCAACCAAATTAGATTTATGAACACTGCTTTAAACAAGTGGGCTTATACCCCATTCCTGAAGAAGTGCAATATCCACATCCCTAGTCAAATTGACACAACTTTAATATTTATTACTTTATAAAATCATATGAAAATGTCCATATGAATTCCTGTTAAcacctgttctttcttttgtttttggctTTTAGCATGTGTGGAGTGAAAGTGAGGACTGCTTACCTTTCCTGCAGTTGGCACAAGACTACATCTCTTCGTGTGGCAAAAAAACACTCCATGAAATACtggaaaaagtcttcaaatcttTCAGGCCTGTAGGTGcatgttttgtttctttatatttaatgtatttggttttgttttttaattaaatgtgccATTTAGAACAAGACATATTTTTCACAGTGACTTATTTGTCCAGTTAAGTAGCTCGAACAAGCTCACAGTGAATATAGGGAACTGGTTCTTGTAAGTCAGATGTCTTTTTATTTCTAGCTCTTTGTTTGACAAATTGAGATTCCCTGCTGTTTGTGGGAGGCAAAATGATGtcccagccagcagagctggcagcataaCCTGATGATGAATGTGTGTGGTTGATCTAGCTCTGAGTTTGAAGAATGGAATACTGCACTTCTGTGTAGGACTTGGTGGCAGAGTTATTCCTGGCACTAGTGTTTGGGAGTTTTGTCGAGGATCTGTATAAAGCAAATATAGTTTGGGGAGGTTGAAGGAAATAAAATGTCGTTTCAAACTAAGTTTAGTTTTTTGCATTTAGACCACCCGATGTTTGAGCTAGCTCAGGATAGTGTTTCACAAGTGAAAGGAATAGTAATAGTTTGACTTTGTGTTTTGTTGTATTTTGCTCTTAACTTTTTCTATTCATCAGACATTACATAGCATCAACATTTGTGGGACTAAGGTACCTCACGTTACTTTTGTAGTCATCTGCTGCCAGAGATCTTTATTAAAACATGGCTTTGATAAAGCAAAGTCAATTTGGTGGCCCCTTCATAGTCCCAGCCGGACATTTGTCTTGCTAAACCTCCTCATAATACGACGTATTGTTGCTGTCTCCTGTTGAGTGTCCTAGGACCAAAATAACTGGAGTAGCAGAAAGAACAGTAGAGATTAATTGGCAGTCAAATGCTCTCACTCTGTCTGCTTAGATCATGTCAGTAAGTGACGCTCGCTGTCGTGGTTTTGAACTGTTggtgaaaaatgaaaaattttagaTAAATTTTTTGCTAACATTTTTGTATGCTAGTTTTGACCACTTGGCCCCAAGGATTAACCTTCACACCAAGAGCTTAATGAAAAAGGCAAGTGGCTCGGAGTGTGCTCATGGAATACTGGGCCTCCTTCTATTCTGTGTTCACCCTTACGCAACCAACTGCAAAATTCAGTGGCAACTGCGAAAgaacatggtttaaaaaaaatctcctagAGAGTGAAGGTGAATAGGGCAGCTGCACACTTTTGTTAGAAGGGACTGGAAATTGGATACGCTTTTGCAACTACTCTTTCATTATGATAAAAATACACTTCCCAAGACAATGACCATGTCTTCAAAGAGATTTTTCTTCCCTCAATGTGGTTtaaagccttgtctacacaggaaagttcCAGTGGTTTAACTAAAGCAGTGGCTTCAAATGAAGTTAAACTGGTACAGATCCCAATTTGTGCACGCTTGTTTCTGTTTAAACAAGGTTTATTTAAGTTTAACTTAAAGTCTACTAGGAGTTGGAATTGGTTTAAAATAAACCAAATGAAGCCACCCTTAAATTGAAGAAATAAAAGGTAATATATTCTAAGATGGGTCAGCAGGCCTGGTATTGCTACCAAGAGCACGGTACCAGTACTGGcatgcgagccaattttcatcagcatgagaGGCGGGAgctgtgccctgccccgccccaccccacccttcccccttctctcccatgtagccaggtgCTTAGCCAAAGCTGTTCTGCCTGTAGATTAAGAAAAGGccagctaccaaccaccacctaagcagtaaagctctgcatcttaatttatttcttaatgaagctattgtaagtaggactattagtgactttaagaagCATCACTAGCACTTGGCATATACATGGAAGTCAGAAGGtaaaatttcagcacttcacctaAGAAAGGTAGCTGACCCCTGTTGTAAGACATAGATTTTTCTAAGGTCAGAAAAGACCATTGTAATAATCCAGTTTGACCTCCTGCGTAGCACAAGCCATAGGATTTCAGAGTAATTCCTGTATCAAGCTCATAAATTCTAGTTTAGCTAATCTGTGGGTATCTTtctaaatcttgatttaaagatttcatgTGACTAAAAGTGCTAGCAAGATAATTAGCCTCTGGAAAAAAGTTCCCCTCACTGTGAAAATCTTGCTCCTTATTTCTAGTCTTAATTAGTCTAGCTTCAGTTACCAACTACTGGACCTTATTATTGCTAGATCAAATAACCAGAAATCTCTTTGAAAGGCACTTATAGACTGGGATTAAGTCACCTGCTATCTCTAGGATAGACTAAATTGAGCTTCTTTAATTTCTTCCTATAAAACAGATTTTCTAGACTGGTGGCGCTCAGGCTTTAGGGGCTCAGAACCCATTTGGTCACCTGGCATGACTCAGAAATAGCTTTAGTACAAAAATCCCTGGCTCCTTCAACATTTCTTACTCACATTACataatatacacacacatgcagtAAGTACACTGTGCATTTTAGggttgtaaaatcccatttaatgagTTCACCAGTTAAACACTAGGTTTAAATGTTATCCATTAAAAGGGGAATTGGGGAGCTACTCCTATCGGACTGGGCTGACGTGACCCCCCCCTGCTGCAgatgggctgctctggctgggctggagcatacCCGCCCATGACAAGCCAAGGGCCGGGGCTGACTGcggcaaggctatgtctacactagccaaaaactttgaaatggccatgcaaatggccatttcgaagtttactaatgaagcactgaaatacatattcagcatctcattagcatgcgggcagccgcagcacttcgaaattgacgcggctcgccactgcgcggctcgtcccgacggggcttcttttcgaaaggaccccacctactttgaagtccccttattcctatgagcagatgggaataaggggacttcgaagtagcctgggacctttcaaaaaggagccccgtctgggcgagccgcatcaatttcgaagtgccgcggctgcccgcatgctaatgagatgctgaatatgtatttcagtgcttcattagtaaacttcgaaatggccgtttgcatggccatttcgaagtttttgtctagtgtagacacggcccaagaagGGGAGAAAAGCCTGAGCCCTGCTTCCTCGAGCGCTGAGATGCGGGGCCAGAGTCAAACCCCAAATCTCATGCTCTGGACAAGGATGAAGGACCAAAGTCCAATGGTTTCAGTAATCTAAGCCTTGCTGCCCAGGTCTAAAGTTTTTGGGGCCTCAGCCCacaatttgagaaccactgttgcaGTGCTACTGTGTATCGCTCCTAAATCTGAGGATCTCAGAGTGCTTTGCAAACATTCATTCAGACTCATTCTCACTCTGTGCCATTCACAGATAATAAATAGGAATAGGAGCATTTCCTGCAGAGGCATTGTGGGGTTTAATTAGTTAGGCCCCAGCTGGCGCTCTGCTTGCCTGTGCAGAGATCTCTGTCCAGCATATCTGGGAGGTGATGCAGCTAAGGAGGGTTTGTAGCCTCCCTGGCAATGTTCCTTTCCTCACATTCCTCTTTTGCACTCTCTGTGGAGACCCCAGTGCTAGTTCTCCAGAGTGGATTTTTCACTGAGTTTTAGCGGGAGATGGGATGAGGAAAAGCTCTGTCGAATGCGCTCACACTGCTTTTAACTCATGCTAGCTGGCCAAGTTTCAGCCTAGACTCCCTAGTGGGTTTTAATTCAAGTAATTTGGTTTGTAGTAAAGGCAGTACAACCACACTAAATGTGTAGACCAGGAGTGTGCAAAGTGTGGGGTATGAAATTTGATAAGGGGGGTGCAGTGTAATCCACTCCTCAGTGtcagcctcatccatctcattaaaaattttgcaatatgttactgtttctatGTATGTGTATGCACAATTATATATCAATTAGTAAAgttttttacattctgcagacttattttctcacatgtgctgaaagggttttcttttcgtatgaacataaccaaaacccAACATTGGACAGGTTGGGGGGACCTTGCtgatttcagggatgaaaagtggggctcaaCGTAAAATTTGCTCACTCCCGGTCTAgactagatttttaaaatgttaggtGCCACATGTTAACTAACATCACATCTTTTAAATCCTAGTTAAGATGGAGTCAGTGTCCCTAATGGCTCTTGTTTGATGGGAATGATTTGAGAGAGAAGCCACGAATTTCCTGGGCTGTTTATCTGCTCTGAGGGCTTTCTCTACCGGAGCTTATAGTTTAGCTCTAACTTATTTaaaaagatttttatttattcactGAGCAGCCAAAAGTATCATAGGCCCCCTATAAACAAATACGACCAGACATTGTCCCTGCCCTACAGTTCTGACTCCGTAAGGTCTAGTATAGAGTTTGTGGTCTGGTTATATCCATAGTTCCTTCTGCCATGACTTCAATGTATCTCCCATAGAACGCTGATGGAGAGTAAatgtccaggttgaacctctgtaaccCAAGACCCCCGGGACCTGAgcggtgccggacgagagaatttgcaagaccacaggaagtcagtgttgtgtagcagcattaccaacacgtcctctgctaactgggctcttagaagtcatttagtggtaaattacagtgaaataacagcacagaatgctgagaagactggtggctgtgtttaaaaaaaaaaaaaaaaaaaaaaaaaaaaaaaaaaacacctttatgGGATCTTGGGAAACATGGCTATGCCCATGATAACTAACTAAAATGCTAgactagagtttcaacctgtagattGTTTTCTAACTTATTTTAGAATagtcaaataaataataaaatcccCACAAAACTCATTGCCTTTCTCATATCCTGCATCTGTGTCTCATTTCCTCAAACACTCCGGTAAGCAGAAATACTTTGTATTAAGCGAAAAGTGGACatattttaatgtttgttttgttagatttgGTAAAATACATTATCACCATCTCCCAGGTCTGCTGTTTACAATCTATTGGATTATTTGGAAACTATTGTGAGTGTACAAGACACTTTGCACtatttaaaatgtacaaaataaaaaaaaatccatgaacaTAGTCTTTACTCAAAGCATTTATTTACAACTCAGTCATATACCCTAAGTACAaatgaccagtgctttttttttgtgctggtactttccactactgagtaccagcaccttggcagccctagccttgggattggctggggaagagggcagggagctggctgagtaccagctcctcatttttatttttatatatatatatatatatatatatatatatataaaatataattttaacaaGAAAGCACTGAAAATCACTGTTACTGTTCTCTGATTAAACGTACTGGCAATATCTTTCTGAAAATTCTCATAGTCCAACACTGTGTGGTACCTTCAGCATGAAAGAGGATGTATGATTCAAGAGATCCACCTACTGCAACCCAAAATACCTGATTGATTAATAGTAGACTGAATGTACAATAAACTTTGGACTCTGGATTGTCGTCTTGTCATTTGCTGCATTGTTGTTGCTTGTTGGTCCTCCTTCATCCAGCTATGTTTTCCTGGTGTACTCCTTCATCTCTCCTGGCCCATTAATCTTCCATCTCTCCTCCATTTTGCCTCGTCTCTCCCATTTGcctcattttctctctccttctgtccGTTCCTTTCTCTTATTCCCTTCTCCCCATCTTGACCCAGAATGCCCCCCAAAGACACTAGAACCAAAATTTTGTAATGTAAACAGAACAAATATATAAACTGatgtgtttaaaagaaaaaaaaatgtggcgCTGATGTGGCGTAGCGGCCGTCACCCTGATCGCTTTAGTGCAAGTTTTGTCCCTTTGCCCTACTCTTCTTCTGGCCATGCACGTGTTAGGTGGATAGAATGGTTTCCTTTTTGATGCAAAAGGAATACATGTCCCCTCCCATGGTTACTGAATGCAATGCAAATAGAGAATTTTAGACTGAGTTAATGAGAACTGAAGTTTACTACACAGGGTTGTTTTGAATTTACATCATCAGTTGTGTTGTCAACCCTAAGTATTCAAAAGTCATTCATCTCAGGCCTCAAAAATCATGGCTAAAAATCATAAGGTATCTCTCCATTCCCCACATGCATTCTGGTTTCTGAGTGTACAGGGTGCACTTGGTtcacattttgaagcttttctATGCAACCATGAAGGCTAGGAATTTACTTAAAGAAAGCTGAGATTCACACACAGCCTTGTGATTCTGGGGCTTTCAGAAGAAAGCCAAATATTGAGATGAGATTCATGGTAGAATTGCAAGAGTTGTCAGCATGGCATCAGATTGATCTTTGCCATTAATCATTATATTATTTCccattttctcttctttaaaAATAGTTACTGGGGCTCCCAGACGTCGATGATGATACATTTGAAGAATATAATGCAGATGTGGAAGAGGAGGAACCAGAAGCCGATCACCAGCAAATGGGTGTCAGCCAGCAGTAATTATCTGAGGAATTAAAAGATCTTAATCCCTTGATACCAGATGGGGTCTTGTGCGCCTGCATTAGCATTTTTGAATT comes from the Carettochelys insculpta isolate YL-2023 chromosome 2, ASM3395843v1, whole genome shotgun sequence genome and includes:
- the MTURN gene encoding maturin, whose product is MAFQQLADAAEKWCSNTPFELIAAEETERRMDFYADPGVSFYVLCPDSGCGDSFHVWSESEDCLPFLQLAQDYISSCGKKTLHEILEKVFKSFRPLLGLPDVDDDTFEEYNADVEEEEPEADHQQMGVSQQ